Proteins encoded by one window of Pseudochaenichthys georgianus chromosome 9, fPseGeo1.2, whole genome shotgun sequence:
- the fzd10 gene encoding frizzled-10 — protein sequence MLSTAKLNLICVLLALRSSGGSAISSIDPDWSGEGRCQHISIPQCKDIGYNMTRMPNLMGHDDQKEAAIKLQEFATLIQFGCHSHLKFFLCSLYAPMCTEQVSNPIPACRVMCEQVKVKCSPILEQFNFPWPDSLDCSRLPTKNDPNNLCMEAPNNGSDEPPKVSHTQPPDYRPQRPLSGQDVHLKDSISKQTCSNPGKFHFVEKSESCAPKCYPKVDVYWSQGDKQFSLVWIAIWSILCFVSSAFTVLTFLIDPQRFKYPERPIIFLSMSYCVYSVGYLVRLFVGADRIACDRDNGVQYIIQEGLESTGCTIVFLILYYFGMASSLWWVILTLTWFLAAGKKWGHEAIEANSSYFHLAAWAIPAVKTIMILVMRKVAGDELTGICYVGSMDVKALTGFVLIPLSCYLIIGTSFLLSGFVALFHIRKIMKTEGENTDKLEKLMVRIGVFSVLYTVPATCVIACYFYERLNMDYWRILAAEQKCVNSSGPESDECVMKTSIPAVEIFMVKIFMLLVVGITSGMWIWTSKTLQSWQNVFSRKLKKRTSRKAASVFTSSRPYIKPHPSLKGHSTKYEPTRPPPTCV from the coding sequence ATGCTTTCAACTGCTAAACTGAACCTCATCTGTGTGCTGCTGGCCCTGAGGAGCAGTGGGGGGTCAGCCATTAGCTCAATAGACCCCGACTGGTCAGGAGAGGGGAGATGTCAACACATCAGCATCCCCCAGTGTAAAGACATTGGCTACAACATGACCCGCATGCCAAATCTCATGGGCCACGATGACCAAAAAGAGGCAGCGATAAAGCTGCAGGAGTTTGCGACGCTGATACAATTTGGATGCCACAGTCATCTCAAATTTTTCCTGTGTTCACTGTACGCTCCCATGTGCACAGAGCAGGTGTCCAACCCCATCCCAGCATGCCGAGTTATGTGTGAGCAGGTAAAGGTGAAATGCTCACCCATCTTGGAACAATTCAACTTCCCCTGGCCCGACTCCCTGGACTGCTCCCGGCTGCCAACCAAAAATGACCCAAACAACCTCTGCATGGAGGCGCCCAACAACGGCTCAGATGAACCTCCCAAAGTCTCTCACACCCAGCCTCCAGACTACAGGCCACAGCGGCCTCTGAGCGGGCAGGATGTGCACTTAAAGGACAGCATCAGCAAGCAGACGTGCAGCAATCCTGGCAAGTTCCACTTTGTAGAGAAAAGTGAGTCATGTGCCCCTAAATGCTACCCCAAAGTGGACGTGTACTGGAGTCAGGGGGACAAGCAGTTCTCTCTGGTGTGGATTGCCATCTGGTCCATCCTCTGCTTTGTCTCCAGCGCCTTCACTGTGCTCACTTTCCTCATAGACCCACAGCGCTTCAAATACCCTGAGAGGCCGATCATCTTCCTCTCCATGTCCTACTGTGTTTACTCTGTGGGTTACCTAGTAAGACTTTTTGTAGGAGCTGATAGAATAGCCTGTGACAGAGACAATGGGGTCCAGTATATCATCCAAGAGGGTCTGGAGAGCACCGGCTGCACCATTGTCTTTCTTATCCTGTATTATTTTGGCATGGCCAGCTCCCTCTGGTGGGTTATCCTGACCCTCACATGGTTCTTGGCTGCAGGGAAGAAGTGGGGTCACGAAGCCATCGAGGCCAACAGCAGCTACTTCCACCTGGCAGCATGGGCCATCCCGGCTGTGAAGACCATCATGATCCTGGTGATGAGGAAAGTGGCGGGGGATGAGCTGACGGGCATCTGCTATGTGGGCAGCATGGATGTCAAAGCTCTCACAGGCTTTGTGCTTATTCCTCTCTCCTGCTACCTTATTATTGGTACTTCATTCCTGCTGTCTGGCTTTGTTGCCCTCTTCCACATCCGTAAGATCATGAAAACAGAAGGAGAGAACACAGACAAGCTTGAGAAACTGATGGTGCGCATCGGGGTCTTCTCCGTGCTCTACACCGTCCCAGCCACCTGCGTTATCGCCTGCTATTTCTACGAGAGGCTCAACATGGACTACTGGCGCATCCTGGCAGCGGAGCAGAAATGTGTCAACAGCAGCGGGCCGGAGTCGGACGAGTGCGTCATGAAGACTTCCATCCCCGCCGTTGAGATCTTCATGGTGAAGATATTCATGCTGCTGGTGGTGGGCATCACTAGCGGCATGTGGATCTGGACCTCAAAGACACTGCAGTCATGGCAGAATGTGTTTAGCAGGAAGCTAAAGAAGAGGACAAGCAGGAAGGCTGCCAGTGTGTTCACCAGCAGCAGGCCTTACATCAAACCTCACCCATCTCTCAAAGGGCACAGTACAAAATATGAGCCTACACGGCCCCCTCCAACATGTGTATGA